Proteins encoded together in one Macrobrachium rosenbergii isolate ZJJX-2024 chromosome 45, ASM4041242v1, whole genome shotgun sequence window:
- the LOC136829713 gene encoding uncharacterized protein, with protein sequence MKDSGCQSNFISEELASRLNLPVIRECVKLTVNGINVPRSYDTKVVEVEMKFGKDSRVIYALCLPNINITLNLPKLNRVVNGFLSKGYKLADTRLLDGSEDISDIQLILGSKSSYCIPETEIVFGEKSIYSRTPHGVVLKGATETILHDLPYLPYAPEVSSSSYISITDRTPDYLPSEEAKFYQTSNIDYGKIENRNESFVLEGKDDEVGGLVDIDKDVLDSVCDQALHRDTSVYSETVEIHTRLVNYVLEKTTRNCEGRLIMPLLWNPRVSHLLGHNFNISEKILSSLQRKLQGNLDYKLKQINMVFKEQADAGIIERIENLDQFKKEHPESSFMPFMGIFKPDRETTKCRVVFLSNLSDKGSMNHNQTMHAGPTLNQKLSTSIINLRFGSKLCCFDIKKAFNNIGLEEVDQNRLCFLWFRNLEEGDFSIIGYKNSRLPFGLRCSPALLMLGLYKILILDSTNDSFPLMKLKRTIYQLSYMDNCAFTAETSECLLWMYTMLEDIFSPYKFSLQQFLSNDMSLQNEIDKIQETETPTKCKLLGLEWDRMSDTLSTKPIQLDINSSTKRQVLSTIASQFDLLNFNGPMLNRARLFLHRLQCRPELDWDEKLTAPLINEWKNICKQANSAPPVEFPRNFGARTDNYKLVGFADSSKVLFGTAVYLYNINTNKIYFILARNKLVSKQLESKSIPSLELQALALTVETVKDLKNELSGFGCIDPIEIVGCEVYSDSLVVLTWLQSYALKLDKLQKKQPFILNRLEYINKLCEDSCMKFSFVSGEDNPADCITRPLSFRQLMKTNYITGPKFITESESNVICSDSTLSFIIPGLFEPKRMHKVETNCGSACSPRHVGSEHLFSFNRVSSFEKAVRVHAVVLRFCSILKSKFKSKHPALDHFEVEDEGFNFYDEACRQIIIRDQHIHFPDVFDYFHSKQKQLKNLPNIVAQLNLFLDSDGMVRVKSKCRRLKEVQHLNKFNYPLLISKDSILAPLIIRELHVKLSHAGCYPLLAELRRNFWITHIYSAVKKVLSNCITCKRLNERVIKLNQSHYPEFRINPENIPYRQIFIDHMGPFKIKNDQGNTVKVWLLCITCLWSRAINLKICMDLTSEEFIRALQLHTYDFGIPSLCLSDLGSQFVAGANQISSFLNDYETNAYLQEHGIKSFKFEQYYKGCNQLGSLVESCVKLTKRLLFGAMRNNVLPLRDFDFIVHKTIHLVNRRPISFKESLRDSSGESIPEIITPEMLIHGRELVSINIIPQLQGPTDPDPEFNADQIPSSLLKLQNVRHNLIKIYNEEFVGNLIYQAVNKKDRYKPVQHKELKVGDIVLLREPLAKPCNYPMGRIKEIVTNINNEVTAVKVFKGKTGEILKRHSSSIIPLLSVPGDDEKQGVPDTENVHIVSSRPKRKAAIQGAAKIHQILAESD encoded by the coding sequence TGATATTCAGCTTATTTTGGGATCAAAATCCAGCTATTGCATACCTGAGACTGAAATTGTATTCGGAGAGAAATCTATATATTCAAGGACTCCTCATGGTGTTGTGTTAAAGGGAGCAACTGAGACTATTTTACATGATCTGCCTTATTTACCATATGCCCCTGAAGTCTCGTCGTCTTCCTACATTTCGATAACTGATAGAACCCCAGACTACCTGCCTTCAGAAGAAGCTAAGTTTTATCAAACCTCTAATATAGATTATGGTAAAATCGAAAATAGAAATGAATCATTTGTTTTGGAAGGAAAGGATGATGAAGTCGGTGGGTTAGTTGATATTGACAAGGATGTACTTGATTCTGTTTGTGACCAAGCATTACATAGAGATACTTCAGTGTACTCTGAAACTGTTGAAATTCATACTCGGTTAGTCAATTACGTTTTAGAGAAAACTACAAGGAATTGTGAAGGGAGGCTGATAATGCCATTACTCTGGAACCCTAGAGTTTCTCACCTTTTGGGACATAATTTCAATATATCAGAGAAAATACTgtcaagcttgcaaagaaaattgcaaggaaattTAGACTATAAACTGAAGCAGATAAATATGGTATTTAAAGAGCAAGCAGATGCTGGTATAATTGAGAGAATTGAAAATTTGGATCAATTCAAGAAGGAGCATCCAGAGTCcagtttcatgccttttatgggcatttttaagCCTGATCGTGAGACCACAAAATGTAGGGTTGTGTTCCTGTCCAATTTGAGTGACAAAGGAAGTATGAATCACAATCAAACTATGCATGCAGGTCCAACATTAAATCAGAAGCTCTCCACTTCCATTATCAATTTGAGGTTCGGAAGCAAACTATGTTGCTTTGATATAAAGAAGGCATTCAACAATATAGGTCTTGAGGAAGTCGACCAAAATCGCCTTTGTTTTTTGTGGTTTAGAAATCTTGAAGAGGGAGATTTTTCAATTATTGGCTATAAGAATAGTAGACTTCCTTTTGGACTTAGATGTTCACCTGCATTATTAATGCTTGGATTATACAAGATATTGATACTGGATTCTACGAATGATTCTTTTCCATTGATGAAACTCAAGAGAACCATTTATCAGTTGTCTTATATGGACAACTGTGCATTTACGGCAGAAACGTCGGAGTGTTTGTTGTGGATGTATACAATGTTGGAGGATATTTTCAGTCCATATAAGTTTTCACTTCAGCAGTTTTTGTCAAATGACATGTCATTACAGAATGAAATTGACAAAATTCAGGAAACAGAGACTCCAACAAAATGTAAACTGCTGGGACTTGAGTGGGATCGAATGAGTGATACATTGTCTACAAAACCCATACAACTAGATataaattcatcaacaaaaagaCAAGTTTTATCTACTATAGCTTCACAATTCGATCTTCTTAATTTCAATGGACCTATGCTGAATCGAGCCAGATTATTTCTACACAGATTGCAGTGTAGACCAGAATTAGATTGGGATGAAAAGCTTACTGCTCCTTTGATCAATGAATGGAAGAATATCTGCAAGCAGGCCAATTCTGCACCTCCTGTGGAGTTCCCACGGAATTTTGGTGCTCGTACTGACAATTATAAATTGGTTGGGTTTGCTGATAGTAGTAAGGTTCTGTTTGGCACTGCAGTGTATCTGtataacataaatacaaataagatcTACTTTATTTTAGCAAGAAATAAACTGGTGAGTAAACAATTGGAGTCAAAATCCATACCAAGCTTGGAATTGCAAGCTCTTGCATTAACCGTTGAAACTGTAAAGGATTTGAAGAATGAACTTTCAGGATTTGGTTGCATTGATCCTATTGAGATAGTTGGATGCGAAGTCTACTCTGACAGTTTGGTGGTACTGACTTGGCTGCAGTCTTACGCCTTGAAACTTGACAAACTACAAAAAAAGCAACCCTTTATACTCAATAGGTTAGAGTATATCAATAAGCTGTGTGAGGATTcttgtatgaaattttcttttgtgtctGGAGAAGATAATCCAGCAGACTGCATCACCAGACCTTTATCCTTTAGGCAGCTGATGAAAACAAACTATATAACTGGTCCTAAGTTCATTACAGAGAGCGAAAGCAATGTGATCTGTAGTGACAGCACATTGTCTTTCATTATACCTGGCTTGTTTGAACCAAAACGAATGCATAAAGTAGAGACAAATTGTGGCAGTGCTTGTTCACCTCGGCATGTGGGCTCGGAGcatcttttctcttttaataggGTTTCTAGTTTTGAGAAGGCTGTGAGAGTGCATGCGGTGGTGCTTAGGTTCTGCAGCATTTTGAAATCAAAGTTTAAAAGTAAACATCCAGCTCTTGATCACTTTGAAGTTGAAGATGAAGGCTTTAACTTTTATGATGAAGCTTGTAGGCAGATTATAATCAGGGATCAACATATCCACTTCCCAGATGTCTTTGATTATTTTCACTCAAAACAGAAGCAGTTGAAGAATCTGCCTAACATTGTTGCACAGTTGAACTTGTTTCTTGATTCAGATGGCATGGTGAGGGTAAAGAGTAAATGCCGAAGATTGAAGGAAGTCCAACATCTTAACAAATTCAACTATCCTTTACTAATATCGAAGGACAGTATATTGGCTCCTCTGATTATAAGGGAATTGCACGTGAAGCTCTCACATGCTGGTTGTTATCCTTTGTTGGCGGAACTTAGAAGAAACTTTTGGATTACCCATATATACTCGGCTGTGAAAAAAGTTCTGTCAAACTGCATTACTTGTAAGAGATTAAACGAGAGGGTAATTAAACTAAATCAAAGTCATTATCCAGAGTTCAGGATTAATCCTGAAAACATACCGTACAGGCAGATTTTCATTGATCATATGGGaccatttaaaataaagaatgatcAAGGAAATACTGTCAAGGTGTGGTTGTTATGTATTACGTGTCTGTGGTCTCGGGCTATTAACTTGAAAATTTGCATGGATTTAACTTCAGAGGAATTTATTAGAGCATTGCAACTTCATACATATGATTTTGGCATTCCCTCCTTATGTCTGTCTGATTTGGGATCGCAATTCGTTGCTGGTGCAAATCAGATCTCTAGTTTCTTGAACGATTACGAGACAAATGCATATTTACAGGAACATGGAATTAAATCCTTTAAATTTGAGCAATATTACAAGGGATGTAATCAACTCGGCTCGTTAGTAGAGTCTTGTGTGAAACTAACCAAGCGCTTATTATTTGGAGCAATGCGCAATAATGTTCTTCCACTtcgggattttgattttattgttcacAAAACTATACATTTGGTGAACAGAAGGCCAATTTCATTTAAAGAGTCTCTTAGGGACTCTTCAGGAGAGAGCATTCCAGAAATCATTACCCCGGAGATGTTGATTCATGGCAGAGAATTGGTTTCCATCAATATAATCCCTCAACTACAAGGCCCAACAGATCCCGATCCGGAATTCAATGCAGATCAGATTCCTTCATCATTACTGAAACTACAAAATGTACGACataatctcattaaaatatacaatgaagaatTTGTTGGGAATCTGATATATCAAGCCGTGAATAAAAAAGACCGGTACAAGCCCGTTCAACATAAAGAACTTAAAGTTGGAGATATAGTACTTTTGAGGGAACCCTTAGCTAAACCCTGTAATTATCCAATGGGACGCATTAAGGAAAttgtaacaaatataaacaatgaagTTACGGCTGTGAAAGTCTTTAAAGGGAAAACTGGAGAAATATTAAAACGGCACTCTAGTTCTATCATTCCTCTTTTGTCAGTCCCAGGCGATGATGAGAAGCAAGGTGTACCAGACACTGAGAATGTTCATATTGTATCATCACGTCCTAAAAGAAAAGCAGCTATACAGGGTGCTGCCAAAATTCACCAAATTTTGGCTGAATCTGATTAG